The sequence AGAACAGGAAGCAAGCATACAAAATTCCAAAGTCCCAGCTTCTCCAGCGCTCTCTGAGAAACAGTGGGCAGATGAGAGGATACATCTCCAGCTTGAgcttataaaaaagaatatttttgggAAACCTACTCTAAGTGCTTTCAATAAGCTTCAGTTTCGCTGGAAAACCCTGGCATTTGAGGGTGTCTTAAAAGTTACATtcaatttatgctttcaaacagtactgtcttcttcctcttaatctcttctttcttttgttcgtgttattttttttttaaactgggacaACTGAAAAAAGCTTGTAACAATgatcagggaaacccaaagtcACATATGTTTAAGTGAAATTTCAGCAATAGAGAGAAATCTTCAAAATACTTGAAAAGGCCAAGAATCTCATTTAGTTCTTCCATGAATTTTATCTATCTTCCCACCCTCTTTCTATTGGCCTATTCCTTCCCAAATAGTAGCAttcaaaagaaattacaaaatggTTTCTTCTTTAATGTTCCTACTTgctggtttaaaaaatatatctcacATAAATTACAGGGCCTAAAAATCCAGTATCTATCGGATCCCATAATACTTATTTTGGAAGGAAACTAAGCACCCACTAGATTTCATATCTCCCCTACCTCTCTCAGATAAATAGACagagataaacagataaatataaatCTAGCAGCCTTAAGGTGAGATTTTCAGGTTAGATACATCCTGCTTCAGACATCATTTTGAATACTTTTTTCTTGTCCTAGAATATAAAGCTTTATAATTGGACATTATTCTACTCGGGTCACTATGTCTTCTACTCATCTTGTGATACAGGGGAAAAATAATTGGATTTTAGAATCAGAAGATGAATTGGAGCCTTGGGTCTACCCTCTCCTAGTTTTACTGTTATGAGTCATTTACTTTATCTGTTTGTACCTCAATTTTCTCAGTCACATAATGGGCATAATGATACCTACACTACCAAAGAAATCGTGAGGAACCAATAAAATAGCACGTGAAAATGTACCCCAGAGAATATTTGGACTTGTAGCAGTTAAAAGCTAAGTAACAAATCCCCCAGTTATAGCTACCACAGTGAATATTTCATGATGTTATACAGACATTGTCCTGGTGCCTGCCATTCATTTCAGAAAGTGACTCTTCTCAAGAAAGAGCTTGAAGAAAGAATCTCAAGTTGAAGGAAGGTTCGAGACTTTCTTCAAATAGcaaaacctaattttaaaaattcctaataCAAAACCAATACCTCTAGTccaaataggaaataaatgaatacacTATAAGACAATCAAGAAATGAATTAGCAAAACTTTGTCAATATtagaaaaagaatccagataaaCCCAAAGAATATTATTCATGCAGCCTTTCTTAGTGAGGAAAAATAGAATTTTGACATCAGAAGACCCCACAGCTCCTTTAGACAGACAGAGATAATTTCttactgtttatattttaaattatgtagttTGTTCTGATTACCAAAGAAATATATGTTCATCATAGAAAACTTGgaaattttggggggggggggtggaattaCTCAAAACTTTCTGAAAGTGTtgatcactcagtcgtgtccaacttttcacaaccccatggactatagccaccaggatcctctgtccatggaattctccaggcaagaatactggagtggacggccattcccttctctgggggatcttcgtgacccagggatcgaacctgggtctcctgcattgcaggtagattctttaccatctgagccaccagggaagcaaaactCAAAACTTTCTACCTAAAAATAattgttgttttcaatttttttgcatatgcattattttatttttatttcacttagtagtATAAGTATTTTATCAGATCACATAAAAATGTTCCTTGACTATAAAGTGGCAAATAGCTACACATTACTTCATCATAAAGATGTATGCTGTTGTACATACTTACGGTATAGCATGTTATTTCAGTAAGGCAACAGAAACATCAAACTACAGAGCTGAACAAAATagagatgtttatttttcataaacagtCCTGGAGTTAAGGTAAGGCAGTTCCACAGTGTTAGAACCATACAGCCAAGTCTAGGATGAAAATCTGCTCCACTATCCCCACGCCATCACCTCATCTGTGGTGCAAGGTAGCCAATCCCTGTATCAGCATTCCAGCCCACAGAAAGAGGACAAGGGAAAAGAGGAAGGCAAGGCATCTATTAACACCTGTTCTGGGGACACCACCTAGAAATCATATATACAGCTTCTGCTCATACTGTATTGGCAGAACTCAATCATGTGGAAAGACCTAATTACAAGAGAAAGCTACCAGAATTCTAAGTATCTAAAAATTCTGTAACTATGAATTtatgggggaaaagaaaagatgttgTGGTCCATTGGGTTTCTGCTGTTCCTTTAGAGTTCTGATGTCATAGTGTAGCCTAATCACTCTCAGCAATCCTTTTATCTCTTAACCTTCAGATTCTAATCTAACAGATACCTCCAGGTTTTGGAGTATAAAATATTGGTTTGGGTAATCTTACTGAATAGTCTAGTCAAGATTCTGGTGGCTGGGATGAGAAATATCAGGTAGACTATAAAATCTGGAGATTTCTCAGGATACTTTTTAACAAGGAGAATGTTATTTTAAtaagattattttgaaatgtgtaaACATTACATATCCtgtaaacacacaaaaaactacATAAATTATTATTTCCCAATTCCCATTTCAAAACATCAGTATTTCAACTTCAGATTTCTGTTCCTATGTAGCCACAGTCCTGCTCTTCCAAACAAACAAGCAGAAGGCACAACATTCTGGAGAATCATGCAGTGCCCATAAAACTCAGTGCATAAATTCACACAGAGGTGACAGAAGTCCACCAAAGGGCAGGTATTTCTACCACCAGTCCAGTGACTCCTCTCAGCTTTCTACTGACTTCTGTATCATATGGTAGGGTCAAATCTTTTGTAAAGTGGCACTCAGAATGTGTTGATTTCACTCTTTGGCACAACTTTTGAACTTGGCTTCCCAGATTTGAAGATCCTTAAAGCCATCCTGGATTGGGCTTCTTTAATCCTGGTCACTTCCTTCCACCCATCAATTCTGGCCCTTCCCTTTTTTccagaacaaaagaagaaattcagTCCTGAGCTTCCTGGCAGTTACTGTTCCTCAGCAAGTTGAGGACCCTTTTTCTCTACATCAGACATAATGTATACCTATCTCCTTTaatgtttctctttcctctcttttctctctgaaactttcccttcctctttttcttgctGCACTCTCTTGTTATACCTAAGCCAGTTGAGTGGCTCCTGATGACCATTTACCCATTGCTGATCCCTTACCCAGGGCTCCTCAGCTAAACTTCAAAAATTTAACTAATGAAGTGACCTCTAATATATTGCTTAATTTGGGGGAACTACCCATTACACTTCAGTAGCCAGTGGAACAGTGTGGTGATTTCCATGATCCAGGGATGCAATGCCCATGCAAAACACACGATAAGCAATGCCTCCAAGTTCCTTATAGAAAAtgcctgattttaaaatattactaaacAATATATTGTAGAATGAACTGAAATATGGGCACTTAAAGGCTTATAGAGTCAGATCAGTAATTACAAAAACCAATTTCTCAGATTACTGGGAAAACTACCAACAAAGAAAATCTTGCTCCCCCTGAGGTGACTTTAGCACCTTTTATTATTGAAATTCCACTATTTATTGAAACAAAGAatattctttgcttttgttttcagtttaggATGTGTGAGAATAATAATAAGAGAATGTCCTGGAGGGTAAATGGTGGACATAATAACGTAAATAGACTTGGTTCTCAAATCCATCCCTATAGAAGAAGGGAGATAATGGAGCAGGGTAGCAACTGAGTATGGAATGTAGAGTATGAGGAAATAGATCATCAGCTTCATAGCACCCACATGAGCTTCAGTCTGGGGATTCCAAAGAACAGTGGCACTTCTCTGCATCTTCTGTATATGTCTCTTCAAGGAATTGATTAACAAAGAAGCAGAAGTCACATTAATGATGAATTGGAGAAATGAGCTCAAGACCAAAGGAGTCACCAAAGACAAGAGTCCCTCATTGATGTCAAATACTGTGCCATTTCTCACAGTCACAAATTCAAGAGAGGGTGCCAACTGTCTGAGCATAACATACAGGAGAGTGGTGAAGACAGAAAGGAGCATACAGACCAGCAGCAGCCGGAGCATCCTGGTGGACAGATTTCGTTTCAGCAGGAGAAACATTGAGTGTTGGTAGTTAGCAATCTTCACACAATACAAGACGTTGAGCAAGGTTACAAACCAAAGACTACTAGAGTCCAAAAACATCCAACATGACAGGAGAAAACAGGATAAGGAGACTGACCTTTCCACATTTGGAGAGACGATGACGACAACATTCAGTAGCAGTATAAAAAATCTGGTGATGCCCAAACTGAACAGGAGTGTGTCAGAAGAAGAGATCCTGTGGCTTTTGATGCAAGTCTTGTAACTGACCACTACAATGAAGAGATTCACAATGAGTCCTACAAAAGTTAAAATTTCAGAGAcaacaatagaagaaaaaaagactatcCGAAGCATCTTTACTCATTGAGGACTCAGGAGATGCGGTGCTGATGCTGGGAGCAGGGAAAATATTGTAATGTACAAATAGGCACCAGTACCAAGCCAGGAAAGatatttcctattttaatttATCCACTGTGGCAAATGAACCATCAGTGGTCTAACAGCCAGCTGCTTTTACTGAGATGCAAATCTTCCAAGGATTGCATTACTATTTCTTCATTCATATCCTGTTTTCCTTAGAAATGCCTAATTAAAACCACCAAAGTGAACCTGGGAGTCCACTTCTCCAAGAGAGGGAATGCTAGAGGGAAGAATTACAGCAGACTCCAAGGTTATCAAAATCAAATGATTGAATTCTGGTCCAGCATGTCTGGACTTCTCTTCATAGCAACCCCAGAATATGATGGGAATTCCCATGCCTcgctcctacacacacacacacacacacacacacacacacacacacacacaaaaccacggGTGGCCACATCAAACAGGCAACACAGTGAGCAAGCAAGGAAACAATTAAAGGAAAGGTTGTATCAGAGCACACATTTCCACTTAGCTATCTACAAAATTGATTACTACATTGAAGTAATTACGTTGAAATAGTATACCTACCACATTTAAACAGAATAAACAATATAGTATAAGATACAAGAATTGCATCTTAATTATATCaccagctccgggagttggtgatgcacagggaagcctggcgtgctacagcccatggagtcacaaagagtcagacacaactgagcaactgagctgaactgataagA is a genomic window of Odocoileus virginianus isolate 20LAN1187 ecotype Illinois chromosome 1, Ovbor_1.2, whole genome shotgun sequence containing:
- the TAS2R4 gene encoding taste receptor type 2 member 4 — encoded protein: MLRIVFFSSIVVSEILTFVGLIVNLFIVVVSYKTCIKSHRISSSDTLLFSLGITRFFILLLNVVVIVSPNVERSVSLSCFLLSCWMFLDSSSLWFVTLLNVLYCVKIANYQHSMFLLLKRNLSTRMLRLLLVCMLLSVFTTLLYVMLRQLAPSLEFVTVRNGTVFDINEGLLSLVTPLVLSSFLQFIINVTSASLLINSLKRHIQKMQRSATVLWNPQTEAHVGAMKLMIYFLILYIPYSVATLLHYLPSSIGMDLRTKSIYVIMSTIYPPGHSLIIILTHPKLKTKAKNILCFNK